A genomic stretch from Caulobacter sp. FWC2 includes:
- a CDS encoding copper resistance protein B, giving the protein MKAPLIALLPVLWAAPALAQHAGHTTAPAAPSSSPKPAPASPAPAADPHAGHDMGAMPDMAMAKTQTVPVADPHAGHDMGAMSGMGVPGQSRSQAEAMGPPPLPDHETAPPQPPADHLADKVFDPAAMDRARAVLRQEHGGAQASQVMVNLLEYQARSGGDGYHWDGEAWFGGDLNRLVLKSEGEGDRHGVEAGEVQALYSRAVGLYTDVQVGVRQDVQPKSRSYATVGFETLLPYWIEAGGALFLSNKGDVLGRVEGAIDWRLTQRLILQPRAELNLSAQDIPETQTGSGLSDAELGLRLRYEIRRDLAPYVGVTWAKRFGQSVDYARGLGRDVSDTSLVVGLRAWF; this is encoded by the coding sequence ATGAAAGCCCCGCTGATCGCCCTCCTGCCGGTCCTGTGGGCGGCGCCGGCCCTGGCCCAGCACGCTGGTCACACCACCGCGCCAGCCGCGCCGAGTTCCAGCCCCAAACCCGCGCCGGCGAGCCCGGCCCCGGCCGCCGACCCCCATGCCGGACACGACATGGGCGCCATGCCGGACATGGCCATGGCCAAGACGCAGACCGTGCCGGTGGCTGATCCCCACGCGGGCCATGACATGGGCGCAATGTCCGGCATGGGCGTCCCCGGCCAGTCGAGAAGCCAGGCCGAAGCGATGGGGCCGCCGCCTCTGCCTGATCACGAAACGGCCCCGCCCCAGCCGCCCGCCGACCACCTGGCCGACAAGGTCTTCGATCCGGCCGCCATGGACCGGGCTCGCGCCGTGCTTCGGCAGGAGCATGGCGGCGCCCAGGCCTCGCAGGTGATGGTCAATCTTCTCGAATACCAGGCGCGCTCGGGCGGCGACGGTTATCACTGGGATGGCGAGGCCTGGTTCGGCGGCGATCTCAACCGCTTGGTCCTGAAGTCCGAGGGCGAAGGCGACCGCCATGGCGTCGAGGCCGGCGAGGTCCAGGCGCTCTACTCCCGCGCCGTGGGCCTTTACACCGACGTGCAGGTCGGCGTGCGCCAGGACGTCCAGCCCAAATCACGCAGCTACGCTACGGTCGGTTTCGAGACCCTGCTTCCCTACTGGATCGAGGCCGGCGGCGCGCTGTTTTTGTCGAACAAGGGCGACGTGCTAGGCCGGGTCGAAGGGGCGATCGACTGGCGCCTGACCCAACGCCTGATCCTGCAGCCGCGCGCCGAACTCAACCTCTCGGCCCAGGACATCCCCGAGACCCAGACCGGCTCTGGCCTGTCGGACGCGGAGCTGGGCTTGCGCCTTCGCTACGAGATCCGCCGCGACTTGGCGCCCTATGTCGGCGTGACCTGGGCCAAGCGTTTCGGACAGAGCGTCGACTACGCGCGGGGCCTGGGGCGGGACGTTTCCGACACCAGTCTGGTTGTCGGCCTGCGCGCCTGGTTCTAG
- a CDS encoding copper resistance system multicopper oxidase — translation MRRSSAAFDRRRFLQSLAILGGGATLASLLPSWAQAAGDPGRAPAALSGDDIKLTIGHTPVTVDGKAAHAVTINGTVPGPLIRLKEGQNVRLSVTNNLDEDTSIHWHGLLVPFQMDGVPGVSFPGIKPGETFVYEFQVRQSGTYWYHSHSGLQEQMGHYGPIIIDPAGPDPVAFDREHVVVLSDFSRLHPHQIFKKLKQQSGVFNYQRQTLGGLMAGKDQTLAERLDWAKMLMDPTDISDVTGAAYTFLVNGHGPADNWTALFSPGERVRLRFINAAAQSVFNVRIPGLRMTVVAADGQHVRPVEVDEFQIGNAETYDVIVQPTQDKAFTIVSESVDRSGLGRATLAPRLGMSAEVPPLRERPLTTMRDMGMDMGGMDMSGMQMGAMDHGSTDMSGMDHAAMGHGAKAASPAPGMAPPRQRGSDVMGKMDMGGMDMSMRNPDNAPQVKLGPGVQTIAPMPMDRTGEPGQGLESVGHRVLVYRDLAALEPNPDTRAPQRSLDIHLTGNMERFMWGFDGRKFSDRPPPYAFGHGERVRVTLVNDTMMAHPIHLHGHFFELAFGPAGYMPRKHTVIVLPGGRVSFDFTPETGDWAFHCHMLYHMHAGMFQVFSVRDTPAESAR, via the coding sequence ATGCGTCGATCCAGCGCGGCTTTCGATCGCCGTCGTTTCCTCCAATCGCTCGCCATACTCGGCGGCGGCGCCACGCTCGCGAGCCTCCTGCCGTCCTGGGCGCAGGCGGCGGGCGATCCCGGCCGCGCGCCGGCCGCTCTTTCCGGCGACGACATCAAGCTGACCATCGGCCACACGCCGGTCACGGTAGACGGCAAGGCCGCCCACGCCGTGACGATAAATGGCACGGTTCCAGGTCCGCTGATCCGGCTGAAGGAAGGCCAGAATGTCCGCCTTTCGGTGACAAACAACCTTGACGAGGACACCTCGATCCACTGGCACGGCCTGCTCGTGCCCTTCCAGATGGACGGCGTGCCCGGCGTCAGCTTCCCGGGGATCAAGCCGGGCGAGACCTTCGTCTACGAATTCCAGGTCCGCCAGTCGGGGACTTACTGGTACCACAGCCATTCGGGTCTGCAGGAGCAGATGGGCCACTATGGGCCCATCATCATCGACCCGGCCGGTCCTGATCCGGTGGCCTTCGACCGCGAGCACGTCGTGGTGCTGTCGGACTTCAGCCGTCTGCACCCCCATCAGATCTTCAAGAAGCTCAAGCAGCAGAGCGGAGTCTTCAACTACCAGCGCCAGACCCTCGGCGGGCTTATGGCCGGCAAGGATCAAACCCTGGCCGAGCGCCTGGACTGGGCCAAGATGCTGATGGACCCGACCGACATCTCCGACGTCACCGGCGCGGCCTACACCTTCCTGGTCAACGGCCACGGCCCTGCGGACAACTGGACGGCGCTGTTCTCGCCGGGCGAGCGCGTGCGCCTGAGGTTCATCAACGCCGCGGCCCAATCGGTCTTCAACGTTCGGATTCCCGGCCTGCGCATGACCGTGGTCGCCGCCGACGGCCAGCACGTCCGGCCGGTCGAGGTCGACGAGTTCCAGATCGGCAACGCCGAGACCTATGACGTCATCGTCCAACCGACGCAGGACAAGGCTTTCACCATCGTCTCGGAGTCAGTCGACCGCTCCGGACTGGGCCGCGCCACTCTGGCGCCGCGGCTGGGCATGAGCGCCGAGGTTCCGCCGCTGCGGGAGCGGCCGCTGACCACCATGCGTGACATGGGCATGGATATGGGCGGCATGGATATGAGCGGCATGCAGATGGGCGCCATGGACCACGGCTCCACGGACATGTCCGGCATGGACCACGCGGCCATGGGGCACGGCGCCAAGGCCGCCAGCCCCGCGCCCGGCATGGCGCCGCCGCGCCAGCGCGGAAGCGACGTGATGGGCAAGATGGACATGGGCGGCATGGACATGTCCATGCGCAATCCGGACAACGCGCCACAGGTCAAGCTTGGCCCGGGCGTCCAGACCATCGCCCCGATGCCGATGGATCGCACCGGTGAGCCCGGCCAGGGCCTCGAAAGCGTCGGCCACCGGGTGTTGGTCTATCGCGATCTGGCGGCGCTCGAACCGAACCCCGACACCCGCGCCCCGCAGCGATCCCTCGACATCCACCTGACCGGCAACATGGAGCGGTTCATGTGGGGGTTCGACGGGCGCAAGTTCAGCGACCGGCCGCCTCCCTACGCCTTCGGCCACGGGGAGCGGGTCCGGGTCACTCTGGTCAACGACACCATGATGGCCCACCCCATCCACCTGCACGGCCACTTCTTCGAGCTGGCGTTCGGACCGGCAGGCTACATGCCGCGCAAGCACACGGTCATCGTGCTGCCAGGTGGCCGCGTCAGCTTCGACTTCACGCCCGAGACCGGCGACTGGGCCTTCCACTGCCACATGCTCTACCACATGCATGCGGGGATGTTTCAGGTCTTCAGCGTGCGCGACACCCCAGCGGAGAGCGCGCGATGA
- a CDS encoding RNA polymerase sigma factor, with protein sequence MTAGLGEDEDGALARRAARGDERAFSTLMRRHKSPLHAFARRHVGEPEAAHEVVQESFVAAWKALDRYDPARPFGAWMRAIVLNKCRDRGRRLLVRRLILGERSIDAPGAPDPADPTPGPEAASLRAEQLSRLEAAIARLPDQLKEPLILTYLEGYSQQDAAAFLGVSVKTIETRAYRARKRLADWLVDS encoded by the coding sequence GTGACCGCCGGTCTTGGCGAGGATGAAGACGGCGCGCTGGCCAGGCGCGCGGCGCGGGGCGACGAGCGCGCCTTCAGCACGCTGATGCGCCGGCATAAGAGCCCCTTGCATGCCTTCGCCCGACGCCATGTCGGCGAACCCGAAGCCGCCCATGAGGTGGTGCAGGAAAGCTTCGTCGCCGCCTGGAAGGCGCTCGATCGCTATGATCCGGCCCGGCCGTTCGGCGCCTGGATGCGGGCCATCGTCCTCAACAAGTGCCGCGACCGGGGGCGGCGCCTGTTGGTTCGCCGGCTGATCCTGGGCGAGCGGTCGATCGACGCGCCGGGCGCGCCCGACCCTGCCGACCCCACGCCAGGCCCGGAGGCGGCGAGCCTGCGCGCCGAGCAATTGTCGCGCCTGGAGGCGGCGATCGCGCGTCTTCCCGACCAGCTCAAGGAGCCCCTGATCCTCACCTATCTGGAAGGCTACTCGCAGCAGGACGCCGCGGCGTTCCTGGGCGTCAGCGTCAAGACGATCGAAACGCGCGCCTACCGCGCCCGCAAGCGCCTGGCCGACTGGCTGGTCGACTCCTGA
- a CDS encoding periplasmic heavy metal sensor has translation MRRISRGAVLTVVLALLAGVAGGWLGSGRFLPKPHAQSLHEMVHHELKLSADQDRRLEALEQDFAVRRRAREAELRAANAQLAAAIQARHEYGPEVEAAVERFHTAMGALQLETVQHVLAMRKVLTPEQAAKFDRRVSEALTNETP, from the coding sequence ATGCGCCGGATCTCGCGCGGCGCCGTGCTGACCGTCGTCCTGGCCCTGCTGGCCGGGGTCGCCGGAGGCTGGCTCGGCTCAGGCCGGTTCCTGCCCAAGCCCCATGCCCAATCGCTGCATGAGATGGTCCACCACGAGCTGAAGCTCAGCGCGGATCAGGATCGCCGGCTTGAGGCGCTCGAACAGGACTTCGCCGTGCGTCGTCGCGCCCGGGAGGCCGAGCTGCGCGCGGCCAACGCCCAACTGGCCGCCGCCATCCAGGCGCGCCACGAATACGGGCCCGAGGTCGAGGCCGCGGTCGAGCGCTTCCATACGGCCATGGGAGCGCTGCAGTTGGAGACGGTCCAGCACGTCCTGGCGATGCGCAAAGTACTGACCCCCGAGCAGGCGGCCAAGTTCGACCGTCGCGTCAGCGAGGCGCTCACGAACGAGACGCCGTGA
- a CDS encoding DUF305 domain-containing protein, whose product MAEQHAPENHQHHRPYLRLAVMTALSFLAMYVLMYAMVDRAANIHPSFNQAYMAGLMTAPMVLLELLLMGMMYPSKGLNRGLVASSLVIGVLCFAAIRHQWLVGDREFLRSMIPHHAGAILMCGRAPVKDPEIRRLCATIIKGQQQEIDQMGAMLARAR is encoded by the coding sequence ATGGCCGAGCAGCACGCGCCTGAAAATCATCAACACCATAGGCCCTACCTGCGCCTGGCGGTCATGACCGCCCTGTCGTTCCTGGCCATGTACGTCCTGATGTACGCCATGGTCGACAGGGCCGCGAACATCCATCCAAGCTTCAACCAGGCCTACATGGCCGGCTTGATGACCGCGCCGATGGTGCTGCTCGAACTTCTTCTCATGGGCATGATGTATCCGAGCAAGGGCCTCAATCGCGGCTTGGTCGCGTCCAGCCTCGTCATCGGGGTCTTGTGTTTCGCGGCCATCCGCCACCAGTGGCTGGTCGGCGATCGCGAGTTCCTGCGCTCGATGATCCCGCATCACGCCGGCGCGATCCTGATGTGCGGACGCGCGCCTGTGAAGGACCCCGAGATCCGGCGCCTTTGCGCCACGATCATCAAGGGCCAGCAGCAGGAGATCGACCAGATGGGCGCCATGCTCGCGCGCGCCCGCTAA
- a CDS encoding TolC family protein: protein MRILPLLAGLSLASAAQAAPLTYAQALDAAAANAPSLRAAALQVDAAKASAKAAGALPDPKLALGLDNFPVSGSPAGRFGADEMTMGRVGFSQEMPSAAKRQARIGRAEADIVAAGAEGAVEARQVRVATALAWIQLLYAQRKLAALDGVVAQLAPLWDAAPSGVASGRSRPAQALEAAQMRAALEDRRSEAVSELERARAMLSRWTGDADPQAIGETPDLDLAPAGLRTAIDRNPALLAKDAAARQARADVALAKADKRPDWSWDVAYQRRDPMFGDMVSAGVSISLPLWGKSRQDPMIAARAASASRADAQREDARRALAAQLEADLADHVMHHEQWLRSRDTLLPLAKQRAQLETAAYGAGTAALPNVLVAFSGLADAQLTTLDREAAVAVDAARLTLTYGSDQ, encoded by the coding sequence ATGCGTATTCTTCCTCTTCTGGCCGGACTGAGCTTGGCCAGCGCCGCCCAGGCCGCGCCCCTCACCTACGCCCAGGCCCTCGACGCGGCCGCCGCCAACGCGCCGTCCCTGCGCGCCGCCGCCTTGCAGGTCGACGCCGCCAAGGCCTCGGCCAAGGCGGCCGGCGCCTTGCCGGATCCCAAGCTGGCCCTCGGCCTCGACAACTTCCCGGTCTCGGGTTCGCCGGCCGGGCGGTTCGGGGCCGACGAGATGACCATGGGCAGGGTCGGCTTCAGCCAGGAGATGCCCAGCGCCGCCAAGCGCCAGGCGCGTATCGGCCGGGCCGAGGCCGACATCGTCGCGGCCGGGGCCGAGGGCGCGGTCGAGGCCCGCCAGGTCCGTGTCGCCACGGCGCTCGCCTGGATCCAACTGCTCTATGCCCAGCGCAAGCTCGCCGCCCTGGATGGGGTGGTCGCCCAGCTGGCCCCGCTGTGGGACGCCGCGCCGTCCGGCGTCGCCTCCGGTCGCTCCAGACCCGCTCAGGCGCTGGAGGCCGCGCAGATGCGCGCCGCCCTGGAGGACCGCCGCAGCGAAGCGGTCTCCGAGCTGGAACGGGCCCGCGCCATGCTGAGCCGCTGGACGGGTGATGCTGATCCTCAGGCGATCGGCGAGACACCGGATCTGGACCTTGCCCCCGCCGGCCTCAGGACCGCGATCGACCGCAATCCCGCCCTGCTGGCCAAGGACGCCGCCGCCCGCCAGGCGCGGGCGGACGTCGCCCTGGCCAAGGCCGACAAGCGTCCCGACTGGAGCTGGGACGTGGCCTACCAGCGCCGCGACCCGATGTTCGGCGACATGGTCTCGGCCGGGGTCAGCATCAGCCTGCCGCTGTGGGGCAAGAGCCGCCAGGACCCGATGATCGCCGCCCGCGCCGCCAGCGCCAGCCGGGCCGACGCCCAGCGCGAGGATGCGCGCCGGGCGCTGGCCGCCCAGCTCGAAGCCGACCTCGCCGATCACGTCATGCACCACGAGCAATGGCTGCGGTCCCGCGACACCCTGCTGCCGCTGGCCAAGCAGAGGGCCCAGTTGGAGACCGCCGCCTATGGCGCCGGCACGGCCGCCCTGCCCAACGTGCTGGTCGCCTTCTCGGGCTTGGCCGACGCCCAGCTCACCACCCTCGATCGCGAGGCCGCCGTCGCCGTCGACGCCGCCCGCCTGACCCTGACCTACGGAAGCGACCAATGA
- a CDS encoding efflux RND transporter periplasmic adaptor subunit, translating into MTPSPSMKALLAGAAALVVLAGAGGYGLARLTAKPAMSEAPADGRKVLYWYDPMVPAQHFDKPGKSPFMDMQLVPKYAGEAEASGPAAGVRIDPSAAQNLGFRLATVEEGALSSGLTATGIVDFNQRDIAVVQARSGGFVQRVYGRAPGDVIAAGAPLADLLIPEWGGAQTEYLAVRRTGDAALVAAARQRLRLLGMPDGVVAGLDRDGRPRTTITVTAPLGGVISKLDVRAGMTVAMGQTLAEINGLSKVWVTAAVPEAQAGQLRPGQGVGVTLAAYPGETRRGTVQAVLPQAQGDSRTLQARIELANRDGRLKPGLFATISFDAAARTALLVPSEAVIRTGARDVVLLAADGGRYQAVEVRTGHEAGGRTEILAGLASGQKVIASGQFLVDSEASLAGLQVRPLPASGPQAPAGDMTMTKPMTAAKPALVEATGRIEQVTKDGVTLSHGPVPAIGWPAMTMTFRADPMLLRGLKVGDQVRFAFDPPPADPTVRRIAKIGGGA; encoded by the coding sequence ATGACCCCGTCCCCCTCGATGAAGGCGCTGCTCGCGGGCGCCGCCGCCCTGGTGGTGCTGGCCGGCGCCGGCGGCTATGGCCTCGCTCGCCTGACCGCCAAGCCGGCGATGTCGGAAGCCCCGGCCGACGGTCGCAAGGTGCTCTACTGGTACGACCCGATGGTCCCGGCCCAACACTTCGACAAGCCGGGCAAGTCGCCGTTCATGGACATGCAGCTGGTGCCCAAATACGCCGGCGAGGCCGAGGCGAGCGGTCCGGCGGCGGGCGTCCGCATCGATCCGTCGGCCGCGCAGAACCTCGGCTTCCGGCTGGCGACCGTGGAGGAAGGCGCGCTTTCCAGCGGCCTGACCGCCACCGGCATCGTCGATTTTAACCAGCGCGACATCGCTGTCGTCCAGGCCCGCAGCGGCGGGTTCGTGCAGCGCGTCTATGGCCGCGCGCCCGGCGACGTGATCGCTGCCGGCGCGCCGCTCGCCGACCTGCTAATTCCCGAGTGGGGCGGCGCCCAGACCGAATATCTGGCTGTGCGGAGGACCGGCGATGCAGCCCTGGTCGCCGCCGCCCGCCAGCGCTTGCGGCTGCTGGGCATGCCCGACGGCGTGGTCGCCGGTCTCGACCGCGACGGTCGGCCGCGCACCACGATCACCGTCACCGCCCCCTTGGGCGGGGTGATCTCCAAGCTCGACGTGCGGGCCGGCATGACCGTGGCCATGGGCCAGACCCTGGCCGAGATCAACGGCCTCTCGAAGGTCTGGGTCACGGCCGCCGTGCCCGAGGCGCAGGCCGGCCAGCTGCGGCCCGGTCAGGGCGTCGGCGTCACCCTGGCGGCCTATCCGGGCGAGACCCGGCGCGGAACGGTCCAGGCCGTGCTGCCCCAGGCCCAGGGCGACAGCCGCACCTTGCAGGCGCGGATCGAACTGGCCAACCGCGACGGCCGCCTCAAGCCCGGCCTGTTCGCCACCATCAGCTTCGACGCGGCGGCTCGCACCGCCCTGCTGGTCCCGTCCGAGGCAGTAATCCGCACCGGCGCGCGCGACGTGGTGCTGCTGGCCGCCGACGGCGGCCGCTACCAGGCCGTCGAGGTCCGGACCGGCCACGAAGCCGGTGGCCGGACGGAGATCCTGGCCGGGCTGGCTTCGGGCCAGAAGGTCATCGCCTCGGGCCAGTTCCTGGTCGACTCCGAGGCCAGCTTGGCGGGCCTGCAGGTCCGCCCCTTGCCGGCGTCAGGTCCTCAAGCACCCGCGGGCGACATGACCATGACCAAGCCCATGACGGCGGCCAAGCCGGCCCTGGTCGAAGCCACAGGCCGCATCGAGCAGGTGACCAAGGACGGCGTCACCCTGTCCCACGGCCCCGTGCCGGCGATCGGCTGGCCGGCCATGACCATGACCTTCCGCGCCGATCCGATGCTGCTGCGGGGCTTGA